The segment ATGGATTGAATTAGCTGCGAGCCAATATTGCTGGTCATCACAATGACAGTGTTCTTGAAGTCTACAGTGCGACCCTGACCATCAGTCAGGCGACCATCATCAAGCACTTGTAACAGTACGTTAAAGACATCTGGATGCGCTTTCTCGATCTCATCAAATAAGATCACGCTATAAGGATGACGACGCACTTGCTCAGTCAAATAACCACCTTCTTCGTAACCAACATAACCAGGAGGCGCGCCAATCAAACGAGCAACACTATGCTTCTCCATAAATTCACTCATGTCGATACGAATCAAATGGTCTTCACTGTCAAAGAGAAATCCAGCCAATGCCTTGCAAAGCTCAGTCTTGCCAACACCCGTTGGTCCCAAGAACAAGAAAGATCCATAAGGACGGTTCTCTTCTGCCAAACCAGCACGGGAACGACGAATTGCATCAGACACAGCGCGAATCGCTTCATCTTGACCAACCACACGCTTGTGCAATAGCTCTTCCATCTTGAGCAGCTTGTCACGCTCGCCTTGCATCATCTTTGATACAGGAATACCTGTCGCACGAGAAACCACTTCCGCAATTTCTTCTGCGCCAACCTGTGTGCGAAGTAGCTTATTCTTCACTACACCATCCTTATCACCCTTTGCTTCAGCGGCAGCGGCTGACTTCAGCTTTGCTTCGAGCTCAGGCAATTTACCGTATTGCAATTCAGCAACCTTCTCGAGCTTGCCTTCACGTTGTAATTTCGCAATCTCAGCGCGTGTCTTCTCAATCTCTTCTTTCAAATGAGCAGCACCCAGTACCGCACCCTTTTCAGCCTTCCAGATTTCTTCTAAATCGGCATATTCAGCACCAAGGCGCTTAATCTCATCCTCAATCAAAGCTAGACGCTTCTGAGAAGCCTCGTCTTTCTCCTTCTTCACAGCCTCACGCTCAATCTTGAGCTGAATTAAACGGCGATCTAACTTGTCCATGACTTCAGGCTTGGAATCAATCTCCATGCGAATGCGTGAACCCGCCTCATCGATCAAATCGATTGCCTTATCTGGCAAGAAACGGTCAGTGATGTAACGGTGAGATAACTCAGCCGCAGCAACGATTGCTGGATCAGTAATTTCAATGCCATGGTGAAGCTCATAGCGCTCTTGTAAACCGCGCAAGATAGCGATAGTTGCCTCAACACTGGGTTCTTCTACCATGACCTTTTGGAAGCGACGCTCTAATGCAGGATCTTTTTCGATGTACTTACGATATTCATCCAGGGTGGTTGCGCCAATGCAATGCAATTCGCCACGAGCTAAAGCAGGCTTAAGCATATTGCCAGCATCCATTGCGCCGTCACTCTTGCCCGCGCCAACCATCGTATGGATCTCATCGATAAAGATGATAGTCTGACCTTCATCTTTAGCTACATCGCTTAGAACTGCTTTTAGGCGCTCTTCAAATTCGCCACGATACTTCGCGCCCGCCAAAAGCAAAGCCATATCCAACACCAAAACACGCTTGTCTTTTAGTGTCTCAGGCACTTCGCCGTTCACAATGCGTTGTGCCAAGCCTTCCACAATCGCAGTTTTACCTACACCTGGCTCACCAATCAAAACAGGATTATTTTTACCGCGTCTTTGCAAAATCTGAATGGTGCGGCGAATTTCATCGTCACGACCAATCACGGGATCAAGCTTGCCCATACGAGCACGCTCAGTTAGATCCACGGTATATTTTTTCAAGGCCTCGCGTTGACCTTCAGCATCTGCACTATTCACTGACTCTCCTCCGCGGACTAAATCAATCGCCGCCTCAAGTGATTTACGATTTAAACCATTCTCACGAGCTACTTTACCGAGCTCGCCTTTATCATCTGCCACCACTAGCAAAAATAATTCGCCAGCAATGAACTGATCATTGCGTTTGTTTGCCTCTTTTTCACATAAGTTGAGCCAATTAGCGAGATCGCGCCCTACTTGAACCTCACCACTAGTGCCCTGCACTTCTGGCAAGTTATTGATGATCTTTTCTACGCCTTTTTCCAGACCAGCAATATTGACCCCAGCACGAGTTAATAAACTCTTGGCAGCGCCATCTGAGTCCCGCAACATTGCCAGCAACAAATGAGCTGGCTCGATATATTGATTGTCTTTAGCTAAAGCTATGCTCTGAGCCTCGCTCAAAGCCTGTTGAAATTTGGTTGTTAATTTATCAATTCTCATTTTTATTGCCTCATGTATTCCATGTATTTATATCTATAGAATATAAGGACTATATTGCGAATTTCAAGGCTTCTTAAAGCACTTTTTACCCAAATTTAGCCTCAAATTGACCTGGTTTGTTTACCTCCTCGAGTGCTCTGATGGCAGCTACTATGCTGGGATCACCAATCGTCTCGAACATCGCATCAATGCTCACAACTCAGGGCAAGGCGCACGCTATACCCGATCTCGCGGGCCAGTGAAATTATTAGCAACCCAAGAGCATCCGGATCGATCTGCAGCCTCTAAGGCTGAGGCGCAACTTAAACGTCTTGCTCGGTCTCAAAAATTGGCATTCTTTCAACCCGATGATGAGCTTTAATTAGGACAGGCAAAAGCCCCCTTTAAGTAATGCCTCAGGCAAAGTCCATGCCCGATACAAACCAAAACCAGCGCCAGTAAATAGCAAGGAAGCAGCAAAATATCGTACCCATGCGTATTGTCCAAACTGGGTTAATGCTGCAGAGAACTTGGAAATCAATAATAGGTTTGGCAAAGTTCCTAAGCCAAAAACAAACATGATGGTTGCGCCCGTCAATACATCACCAGACAAAAAAGCTAATGGCAAGACCCCGTAAACCAAACCGCAAGGCACTAGCCCCCATAACATTCCACTAAACCAGCGAGACGGCCCGTTAGCAAAACGTCCAAGATATTTAGCCCAATAATTGGCGATTTGAGCACCGAGCCATTTACCACCAATCCGCACACTAGAACCACCTGAGTTGAGCAAGCGCACTCCCATTACAAATAATAGGATGGAAGTCAGTACAAATAAGGTGCGCTGAATGGGCAATATGTTTTGTTGCCAAACAACCACCCCAATCCATGCAGCGAGAGCACCCAATAAAACATAAGTGCTGATTCGCCCCAAATGCATGATCAGCTGGTCATATATCAACTGGGATTTAGCACGCAAGGGCACCTGAGAGGCTACAGGACGCTCAATTGCGGCGGCAATGCCGCCACACATCAATGCACAATGCCAGCCACTGACAAGCGAACCCAAAAAAATAGCGGTCAATAAGCTAGCGGTTAGCATGCCAATTCGCCAATTTTGGGGTAGAAACGTCTTTCACCCTAGTAGAATAAACTGTCTGCATAATTAACCCAATATGAATTACAAGCCTACCGATACCCCTACCAGCAAATGCTCGGTTTGCGTTTTGGGGCAATTTTGCCTTCCGGTTGGCTTAAGCTCTAGCGATGTATCCAAAATTGATACCCTGGTAAAAGAGCGGGTGCATTTACAAAAGGGCGAAAGTCTTTATCGCCACGGAGATCCATTAAGTTCTGTATACAGCGTGCGGTTTGGCACCCTCAAAACTGAGTACTGCCTTCAAGATGGCCGACAGCAAGTCATTGGCTTTCATCTTCCCGGTGAAATTCTTGGTCTAGATGGCATTGGGGATGGTCACTATCAATCTGACGCGATTGCCCTAGAGGAGAGTGACGTATGCATTATTCGTTACGAAGCCTTTGAAGATCTTGCAAGACAAATCCCGGTTCTACAAAATCAGTTTCATCGAATTATGAGTCGCGAGCTCACTCAAGATCAGCGCCACCTTCTCTCTCTTGGCACAATGCGCGCAGAAGAGCGATTGGCAGCATTCTTATTAAGCCTCTCACAACGCTTAGCAGCGCGCGGCTACATGAACAACGAATTCGATCTACGCATGAGTCGCGTGGATATCGGTAGCTACCTAGGTATTCAGATTGAGACTGTCAGTCGCATGCTCTCAAGATTTGCCGAATCAGGCCTGATTCAAATTAAACAACGTCATATCAAACTCATTGATATGAATGGCCTCTATGAATTGGCGGGCATACCAAATCCCGATAGAACTGTCTGTGTAAGCCCTGATATCCCTGTAAAACAGGGATAAGCACTAAATTAATCCGCGATCGATTTCTTTATTGTCTGGAGATTCGATGCCAGGCAGGATATAAGCCGTTAGAGCACTAGAGACGGCGCAAAAAGTCCAGATGACAAAAAATCCAATCGTGTAAACACCCTCATCCGATACTTCTGGGTGATATCCAAAAAATAACAGATCCTGCGGATGGATAACGGTAAACAACAACCCTTCCGCCATGCCGGCGACCAGGAATGAGGGCCACAAAATCCAAATGAGTAGTCGATATTTCATTTGTGAGCCTGCGCGTCTTTAAGTTGTTCAACTTTTAAACCTTGCTTCATTACTCCATCACGCAAAGGTTTATCAGCATGCATATTGACCGCAAGCCAAATTGTAATGATGCAACCAATCATCGCAACTGCAGGGCCACTAATTAAGAGCCAAGGCCACAACTGCTTCCACCAGGGCTTGCTAATTTGCTGTTCGGTCATATGCTTACTCTCCATCTTTTGCCTGATAGCTTAACGAGGAATGATAAAGCTGGATTTTTCATTACGAGTTCTGGTAATGATCTCATTGCCAGCCTGCTCTTGTGCCGTTACATCAAAATGAATTGGGTAGTTTCCAGAGTCATTTTGACCAATATTGGTACTTACTTTAACCGGTATCAACTGATTGCTTGCGGGCCCAACATTGACCTCAGTTACCTCTTGACCCTGAGAATTCAAAATCTTCAAATCATTTAGACCAGTCGCCTTCATCTGCACCTTCATAGGATTTTCAGATGCATTCATGATTTGAATACGATAAATATTCTCAATGCGAACACCCTCCACCTCACGCGCTAAGGCACCACGATCGCGCATGACATCCACACGAAGAGGATTTCTAGTGGCTAATGAAAATAGGAATGCGGAAGTCAATAGCGTAATGAATGCGGTATAGAAAATCACTCTCGGGCGGAATATATGTTTGATGGCGCTTTGGTTGGTCTCTTTATCCAACATCGCTCTCTCGGTGGTGTAGCGAATTAGGCCTTTTGGATAATTAACCTTCTCCATTACTTGATCGCATGCATCAATACAGGCACCACAACCGATGCACATGTATTGCAATCCATCACGAATATCAATTCCCGTTGGACATACTTGCACGCAAATACTGCAGTCAACACAGTCACCCAAGCCTAAAGCGGCATGGTCGGCAGACTTGCTACGACTACCACGAGGCTCGCCACGGACTTTGTCATAGGTCACCAAGAATGTATCTTTATCAACCATCACACTTTGGAAGCGTGCATAAGGGCACATGTATTTGCAAACCTGCTCGCGCATGAAGCCTGCATTACCCCAAGTTGCAAAGCTATAGAAGCATAGCCAGAATGTCTGCCACGGACCAAGAGACAAATGCAAAATAGCAGCACCCAAGGTTTCAATCGGAGTGAAGTAACCGATAAAGGTAAAACCAGTCCAGAACGCAATCAATAACCAAAGGAAGTGCTTGGTGATCTTCAGGCGCCACTTTCTGAAACTCCATGGCCACTCTTCGCCGTCTAAACGAATACGCGCAAAACGATCACCCTCTACCTTGCGCTCGATCCACATGAAGATCTCTGTGTACACCGTCTGTGGACATGCGTATCCGCAAAATAAACGACCTGCTACCGCAGTAAACAGGAATAACGCTAAAGCAGAAAGAATTAAAAGTAGTGTGAGATAAATCACATCCTGCGGCCATAAAACCAAACCGAAGATGTAAAACTTACGCTGAATTAAATCGAAGAGAACCGCTTGACGACCATTCCAACTCAGCCAAGGTAGACCATAAAAGAGGAGTTGGGTGGCAAATACGAGGATGAAACGCCAGCGGGCAAACAAGCCTGAGACGGATCGTGGGTAAATCTTTCGCCGGACCTCGTAAAGAGATTCCTCTATTACTTCTATCGGAACGGGCTTTCCACCCGGCGAATTCTCTGACACTGTTACTTCACTTACGCCGCTTTACTTACTTGCAGGTGCTTGCTTATTATTTGATAAGCCCCATACATAAGCTGTTAGCAACTGAATCTTCTCAGGACTTAATACTTTATCCTGGGCAGGCATTTGTGCCATACGACCTTTTGTAACAGTCTCAACAATAGTCGCCTCAGAACCACCATACAACCAAGTTTTATCCGTTAAATTAGGCGCGCCTAAAGCAATATTGCCTTTCCCATCTGGGCCGTGACATGCCGCGCAGTTTGCTTTAAATACTTCTGCACCACGGGCTGCCTTGAGATCATCAGCTGGCAAGCCAGACAAGCTACGAACATAATTTGCTACGTCCACAATTTGCTTGCTGTCTAACTGTGGGAATGGAGGCATCACACCACCACGACCATTGGTAATAGTTGTTTTGATGTTTTCTGGTGAGCCGCCATATAACCAGTCGCCATCGGTCAAATTCGGGAACCCTTTAGAGCCACCAGCATCAGAGCCGTGACATTGTGCGCAAGAATTCAAGAACAAACGTTGACCCATTTCACGAGCCTGAGGATCAGCTGCGATTTGCGCAATATCCATCTTCACGTATTTTGCGTAGACTGGCTTTAACTCATCGTTGGCTGTAGTCATCGACTTCATCAATGCACCATCAGTGCTATAGCCCAAAATACCCGGATAGGAACCCAATCCTGGATAAAGAGCTAAATAAACTAATGCGAATATGCAGGAAATCAAGAACATCCACATCCACCAGCGTGGGAGTGGATTATTCAATTCACGTAAGTCGCCATCCCAAACGTGACCTGTATCGGCGACAGCTCCATCTGGGGTATGAACTACCTTCGCCTTCCTTTGTGAAAACAAGAGCCATACACACCAAACAATCCCAACTAATGCCACTAGAGCAATATAGGTACTCCAACCGCTACTAAGAAAGTCGCTCATGATTTTTCCTTACTAAATTCATCCGGTAGATCAAATGGAAGTTCAGCCGATTCCTGGTTCGCCTTTTTTCTTCTTGGTGACCAAGCCCACCAAACTATTCCCAGAAAAAAGATTAAGCCTATGGATGTTGAAAATGCTGAAAGATAAGGAACAATCTTTTCCATTTGATTTATACGTTTTAACTATTTAATCACTTTTACTTACTAGTTACTTCATCAACAATGATGTAACGACGTGAAACTCCAAGGCCCTGAAGATAGGCAACCAAAGCATCAAGCTCAGTCTTGCCTTCTAACTCTTTTGGCGCATTAGCAATATCCTCATCGGTATATGGAACACCTAGACGGCGCATTGCTGTCATATGAGATTGAATGGTGCCAGCGTTAGCAGCATTTTTTGACAACCAAGGATATGCGGGCATGTTTGATTCCGGCACTACATCTCGTGGATTGTTCAAGTGAATTTGATGCCAAGCATCGGAATATCGACCGCCTACACGCGCCAAGTCTGGACCAGTTCGCTTACTTCCCCAAAGGAAAGGGTGATCAAAAACAGATTCACCAGCTAGCGAATATGGGCCATAACGCTCAACTTCAGAACGCAAAGTACGAATCTGCTGCGAATGACATCCAACACACCCTTCACGCTGATAAATGTCACGACCCGCTAAACGCAATGCAGAGTACGGCACCACCCCAGGGCTAGGCTCTGTAGTGGAGTGCTGGAAAAATAATGGAACAATTTGTACTAAGCCTGCAATTGAAACAACCACAATCGTAGCGATAATCAACCAGCCAACGTTTTTCTCAAGCGTGCCATGGGAAAAGAATTTATTTTCACTAGACATTTTCTTCTCCTTTTAGTGGGCAACTATTGCTGTTGGAATTGGTGCATTCACAAATTTTTTGCCCTGCACGGTTTTAAATACGTTGTAAGCCATAAGTAACATGCCGGTTAGGTAACACAATCCACCAAGCAAACGAATGACGTAGAAGGGGTAAGTCGCTTTTACCGACTCAACAAAGCTATAAGTTAGAGTGCCATCTGGCTCGAAGGCCCTCCACATCAATCCTTGCATTACACCTGCAATCCACATAGCAGCGATATAGATCACAACACCAATCGTGGCAATCCAAAAATGTAACTCGATCAATTTTGTACTGTACATATCTTTCTGACCAACCAAACGTGGGATGAGATAGTACAAAGAACCAATGGTGATCATTGCAACCCAGCCTAGAGCGCCAGAGTGTACGTGGCCAATAGTCCAGTCTGTATAGTGAGACAAGCTATTCACTGTCTTGATAGACATCATGGAGCCCTCGAAGGTAGACATACCGTAAAAGGACAAAGCAACTACCAAGAACTTCAAGATTGGATCACGACGCAATTTATGCCATGCGCCAGATAAAGTCATGATGCCGTTGATCATGCCGCCCCATGAAGGTGCCAACAAGATTAGAGAGAACACCATACCCAAAGATTGAGTCCAGTCAGGCAAGGCAGTGTGTTGCAAGTGGTGAGGACCTGCCCACATATAAGTGAAGTTCAATGCCCAGAAGTGAACGATTGACAAACGATATGAGTAGATTGGACGTTCTGCTTGCTTCGGAATGAAGTAATACATCATGCCCAAGAAGCTGGTAGTTAAGAAGAATCCTACTGCGTTATGACCATACCACCATTGAACCATTGCGTCTTGTACGCCCGCATACGCTGAGTAAGACTTCCATAGGCTTGCAGGCATCTCAATATTATTAAAGATATGGAGGATTGCAATAGTGAGGATGTATGCACCAAAGAACCAATTAGAAACATAAATATGTTTAGTCTTCCTTTTCATTATGGTGCCAAAGAAGACAATTGCATAAGCAACCCACACTACAGTTATCAGCAAATCAAGCGGCCACTCGAGCTCTGCATATTCTTTCGATGTAGAAATTCCCAATGGCAAAGTAATCGCTGCGCCAACAATGACCAGCTGCCAACCCCAGAAAGTGAATGCGGCTAACTTATCGCTAAATAAACGAGCCTGACAAGTGCGCTGAACAATGTAATAGGAGGTTGCAAAAAGCGCTGAACCGCCAAAAGCAAAAATCACAGCGTTGGTATGCAATGGGCGCAAGCGGCCATAGCTTAACCAAGGAATGTTGAATGTAATTTCAGGCCAAATCAATTGCGCAGCCAGTATTACGCCCACGAGCATACCAACAATTCCCCATAGGACAGTAACAATGGCGAACTGACTAACTACTCTGTAATTGAAGGTATCTTGATTGCTCCCCACGGCTAGTCCCATGGTTTCTCCTTTTTTTGACCAAACAGCGACATAATCCAAATAGACTGTGCTGATTATCAAATTAAGGCGCTATCAGAGGTTTGATCTATGTCAAAAAGGGTGGGGCAAATTGATTTTGTCATAAAAATTTCTCTGACAAAATACTAACTATATGATTTATAAGATTATTTATTGAAGTGTTCACTAACTTTATCTAGATTTGGAGCGTCATCATCCATAAGAATAGCCTCGCCAGGACCATCCAAATCATCAAATTGACCACTCTTGATTGACCAATTTAAAAACCAAACAATCAAAACCAATAAGCCTAGAGAGATCGGGATCAATAAATATAAACTTTCCATTCCGACAGTCTATGCCTTTCTCAATCGCCAGGCATTTAATGTGACTGCCAGCGAAGATAAAGACATTCCTATTCCCGCTATCCATGGATTTACCAAACCCAGCATCGCGGCTGGTATTGCCAATACGTTATATATCAATGCCCACAACAAATTTTGCTTGATGATTGCTTGAGTTTTGTCGGCTAATGTCAGGGCTTTAGCTAGGGGCTCTAAAGAGTTTGCCGTCAATATGGCATCGGCACCAGCGGCAGCAAGTGGTGCACCTGCGCCTACCGCAACTGAAACATCAGCGCGCGCCAGTAAAGGCGCATCATTTACACCATCTCCAATTGCCCATACAAAGCACCCCTCTTGTTGCAAGCGATCTATGTAATCAAATTTATCTTCGGGCGTACAAGCACCACGATAACTTTCAATTCCGACTAACTTTGCCCACCAAGCAACTGTATGTGCATTATCACCAGACACCAAATGCACTCGAATATTTTTTCTCTTAACTGCCTGTAATAGATTTTCTAAACCAGGTCTTGGTGTATCTAAGAAAACAAAGCTGGCAATGATTCCTTGTTCATCCGCTAGATGCACTTGACCATATTGCCCATCAGATGAATTCATTACACCCTGCTGCAAGCCTAGCCAATCCGAACTTCCAAGGCGATACGAGCCAGAACTCAGGCCTTTGCCAAGCAGATTATTTACTTGCTCAGATAGCTTAATTGGAGTTACGTTTTCTAATTCAGCAGCTCGCAATATCGATAAAGCCAGTGGATGCTTTTGTCCAGCCTCTAGAGCTGCCGCAATTGATAAAGCATCACGCTTAAGAAATCCTGAGCGCAATATCGCAATCTCCTTAAGCTCAGGCTGCCCCATAGTAAGCGTACCGGTTTTATCTAAAACCAAATCACTTGCTTTAGATAAACCTTCGAGCACATGACCACGCACAATCAATAAGCCTAATTTTGTAACGGCACCTTGGGCTGCAGCAAGCGCAGTTGGTACAGCCAGTGAAAGAGCACATGGACAACTTGCTACCAAAACCGATACCAATACTGTCCACGCCTGACTCGGATCAAAGTACAACCAAATCGTCGCAGAAACAAATGCACTAAGCAAAAGAAACCCAACAAAGTAAGCCGTCCATTTTTCAGCTAAGCCAACCATCACTGGCTTGGCAAGCAGCGCTTGATCTAACAAAGAGGCAATACCAGCGATACGGGTTGACTGCCCTATCGCATCAATTCGCATAATCAAAGGGTTGAGAATGTTGTGAGTTCCCGCATAAACACGATCACCAATTCCTTTATCGACCGGCTTGGACTCGCCAGTTAGCAAGGACTCATCTAAGGAGCTGGGGCTTTCAATCAATATGCCATCGGCAGGAAGCACCTCTCCTGGCGAAACACGCAAGTAATCGCCAGCGCTGCAATTAACCACAGGCACAACAGCAACTGTTTTTGACTCTGGGTAATTACCCAATCGCCCACATGTTGCTGGAAGTTGTTTTGCTAATGCTTCCGCACCACCTTGTGCATCCTGTCTTGCTAATAGCTCTACATAACGAGCCGCCAAAATAAATGCGACAAACATGGTGATTGAATCAAAGTAACTCTGGCCCGATCCTTTGATGAGATTAATCGTGCCAGCAGTAAATGCGAGAAATAATGCCAGGGCAATTGGTACATCCATACCCAACATATGGGTTTGTTTAAATGTACGCACGCTACGCCATGCAGCTTGAAAAATAGGGCCAGCTGAATATACCATCACCGGCACTGTTAAGGCCCAGCTTGTCCAGCCCAGCAAGACCTCAAACTCGGGAGTGATGTCGGCGCCTACATAGCTTGGCCATGCATACATCATGACTTGCATCATGCCTAACATCGCCACACCAAGCCGAGTTAATAATTGGCGACGCTCCTTCTTGGACCTCTCGGCAGAAAGCGAGGGCTCAAAAGGCCAAGCTTCGTAACCAATGCGCTCAATCTCAAATAACAAACGAGCAAGACTAGAATTTTCAGGCGAGTAACGCACAATGACTTTCTGCGTTACGTAATTGATCTGCACATCTTTCACGCCAGCGATTCTTCTAAGATGCTGCTCACACAACCATACACATGCAGCGCAACGGATCTTCTCTAGGCGCAAAGTTGTCTCTAAATCGCCTACCTCGCCGTAAGGTCGAGTAAAACGCGCGCCCAATGATGGATCATCGTAAGGCTTTAGATTTTCAGGAATCTCATTGCTGGCAAGATAGGCTGTGGGCTTTTCGCTAGACTGTGCTCGTCGCGCATAAAACACTTCAAGACCTTCGCCATGGATCGTCTGCGCAATCGCCATGCAGCCCGCACAACAAAATTGACGCTGTACACCAGCCAACTCGGCTTCAATAAGATCACTAGGTAAGATGCTGCTTGAACAGTGATAGCAAGTGAATGAATGATTGCTATTCATCATTGAGTCATGAATTCACTTTATCAACCCAACCGCTGCGGCGTTCATAGATTACAAATAAAACACCCCAAATGACAACGGCTGCGTATGCCCAAATCCACGCAATCGAAGAAGAGCGTGAACCAGCAACATCTAATACGAAACCAAAAATAGCTGGCCCCATTAAGCCGCCACCAAATCCCATTAATGAATGCAGACCCATCGCAGCACCCTTAATATTTTCTTGAGCGCTAATCACTAGACCAGCAGTTAAGGTTGAAGAGTCTGCCATGATAAAAATGGCGTGACCAATCGCAAGCGCAACAATCAACCACCACGAGTGCCCAGTCGAAGAGGCCAAAGTAATTCCCATGATGGCGCTGGTCAACATCACGATGCAAACCCACTTTTGTCGCCCTACTCGCAAAGCGATTTCATTACCAAGAATGGATGAAGGCACCCCAAAGAAATTAATCACTCCAGCTAATGTGGTTGCGGTTAAAAAGAAGCTTTCCCCGGAAGCGGCAGCGCAAAATGCAAAGAACGCCACAATCCAACTTCTAGAGGCGAATAACTCCAAAGAGTGCGCGGTGTAACCAAAAATAAATCCTGATGCTTTTTTATCCATCAAGACTAATTTCCATTTATCTACAGGAAATATGTCATGCAAGCGAATTCGAATTGGACCCTTCCATTTTTCATGGGCCAGCGGAGGAATACAGAAGAGCACAATTAAAAATGCCGCGAAAGGTCCAAGCGCAATGATTCCAAATACATAATGCCAACCCAAGGCACTCAAGATCCAACCCGAACATAAATAAGAAAAGCCAGTGCCAATACCAAAGAATGCCGTGTAAAAAGCAATGTGCCTTGTCAACTCTCCTGATTGAATGCGGTCGGACAATATTTTGAGTCCCGGCATATAGGTACCTGCAAGCCCAGCGCCATTAATAGACATAAACAACAGAGCTGTCCAAAAATTGTTTGCCAATAGGGCCATTCCCAATAAGCCAGAAGTAGCGGAAATCCCCCCTACTAAATAAACTTTACGGGCATCGACACGGTCAGTGAGCGCTGTCGCCAAAGGCACCGCCAACATATAACCAAAGAAAAAAGCACTCGCAATTAGGCCGGACTGGAGATTAGATAAATGCCACTCTTCCTGCAAGGGGGCTAGGACT is part of the Polynucleobacter tropicus genome and harbors:
- the ccoO gene encoding cytochrome-c oxidase, cbb3-type subunit II → MSSENKFFSHGTLEKNVGWLIIATIVVVSIAGLVQIVPLFFQHSTTEPSPGVVPYSALRLAGRDIYQREGCVGCHSQQIRTLRSEVERYGPYSLAGESVFDHPFLWGSKRTGPDLARVGGRYSDAWHQIHLNNPRDVVPESNMPAYPWLSKNAANAGTIQSHMTAMRRLGVPYTDEDIANAPKELEGKTELDALVAYLQGLGVSRRYIIVDEVTSK
- the ccoN gene encoding cytochrome-c oxidase, cbb3-type subunit I, with the protein product MGLAVGSNQDTFNYRVVSQFAIVTVLWGIVGMLVGVILAAQLIWPEITFNIPWLSYGRLRPLHTNAVIFAFGGSALFATSYYIVQRTCQARLFSDKLAAFTFWGWQLVIVGAAITLPLGISTSKEYAELEWPLDLLITVVWVAYAIVFFGTIMKRKTKHIYVSNWFFGAYILTIAILHIFNNIEMPASLWKSYSAYAGVQDAMVQWWYGHNAVGFFLTTSFLGMMYYFIPKQAERPIYSYRLSIVHFWALNFTYMWAGPHHLQHTALPDWTQSLGMVFSLILLAPSWGGMINGIMTLSGAWHKLRRDPILKFLVVALSFYGMSTFEGSMMSIKTVNSLSHYTDWTIGHVHSGALGWVAMITIGSLYYLIPRLVGQKDMYSTKLIELHFWIATIGVVIYIAAMWIAGVMQGLMWRAFEPDGTLTYSFVESVKATYPFYVIRLLGGLCYLTGMLLMAYNVFKTVQGKKFVNAPIPTAIVAH
- the ccoS gene encoding cbb3-type cytochrome oxidase assembly protein CcoS; this translates as MESLYLLIPISLGLLVLIVWFLNWSIKSGQFDDLDGPGEAILMDDDAPNLDKVSEHFNK
- a CDS encoding heavy metal translocating P-type ATPase — its product is MMNSNHSFTCYHCSSSILPSDLIEAELAGVQRQFCCAGCMAIAQTIHGEGLEVFYARRAQSSEKPTAYLASNEIPENLKPYDDPSLGARFTRPYGEVGDLETTLRLEKIRCAACVWLCEQHLRRIAGVKDVQINYVTQKVIVRYSPENSSLARLLFEIERIGYEAWPFEPSLSAERSKKERRQLLTRLGVAMLGMMQVMMYAWPSYVGADITPEFEVLLGWTSWALTVPVMVYSAGPIFQAAWRSVRTFKQTHMLGMDVPIALALFLAFTAGTINLIKGSGQSYFDSITMFVAFILAARYVELLARQDAQGGAEALAKQLPATCGRLGNYPESKTVAVVPVVNCSAGDYLRVSPGEVLPADGILIESPSSLDESLLTGESKPVDKGIGDRVYAGTHNILNPLIMRIDAIGQSTRIAGIASLLDQALLAKPVMVGLAEKWTAYFVGFLLLSAFVSATIWLYFDPSQAWTVLVSVLVASCPCALSLAVPTALAAAQGAVTKLGLLIVRGHVLEGLSKASDLVLDKTGTLTMGQPELKEIAILRSGFLKRDALSIAAALEAGQKHPLALSILRAAELENVTPIKLSEQVNNLLGKGLSSGSYRLGSSDWLGLQQGVMNSSDGQYGQVHLADEQGIIASFVFLDTPRPGLENLLQAVKRKNIRVHLVSGDNAHTVAWWAKLVGIESYRGACTPEDKFDYIDRLQQEGCFVWAIGDGVNDAPLLARADVSVAVGAGAPLAAAGADAILTANSLEPLAKALTLADKTQAIIKQNLLWALIYNVLAIPAAMLGLVNPWIAGIGMSLSSLAVTLNAWRLRKA
- a CDS encoding MFS transporter; this encodes MRFRSVGYTPFMLMAQTCALLGFACYAVVLAPLQEEWHLSNLQSGLIASAFFFGYMLAVPLATALTDRVDARKVYLVGGISATSGLLGMALLANNFWTALLFMSINGAGLAGTYMPGLKILSDRIQSGELTRHIAFYTAFFGIGTGFSYLCSGWILSALGWHYVFGIIALGPFAAFLIVLFCIPPLAHEKWKGPIRIRLHDIFPVDKWKLVLMDKKASGFIFGYTAHSLELFASRSWIVAFFAFCAAASGESFFLTATTLAGVINFFGVPSSILGNEIALRVGRQKWVCIVMLTSAIMGITLASSTGHSWWLIVALAIGHAIFIMADSSTLTAGLVISAQENIKGAAMGLHSLMGFGGGLMGPAIFGFVLDVAGSRSSSIAWIWAYAAVVIWGVLFVIYERRSGWVDKVNS